The genomic segment CGGCCTCGGCGGCGTACTGGATCGCGTCGTCGGCTGACGAGATCGTCGTCACGCCGAGCGGCGAGGTCGGCAGCATCGGCGTGTTCACAGCGCACGAGGACATCAGCGCCGCCCTGGAGGCCGAGGGGGTGACGGTCACGCTGATCTCGGCCGGCAAGTACAAGACCGAGGGCAACCCCTTCGAGCCGCTCTCTGAGGAGGCTCGCGGGGCGATTCAGGCCCGCGTGGACGACTACTACAGCATGTTCGTTCGGGCGGTGGCCCGCGGGCGCGGCGTCAAGCCCGCCGATGTGCGCGGCGGCTTCGGTCAGGGCCGCGTGGTGGGCGCCGACGAGGCCGTACGGCTCGGGATGGCCGACCGCGTCGGCACGATGGCCCAGACCGTTGAGCGTCTGGCCGGGCGGCGCGGCGGGGCTGGCAGCCGCGCCGAGGATGAACGTCGGCGCTTCGAGCTTCACGCCTAGCACCAACTGCAACCCATTCCAGCTTCAAGCCTTCGC from the Chloroflexota bacterium genome contains:
- a CDS encoding S49 family peptidase; translated protein: ASAAYWIASSADEIVVTPSGEVGSIGVFTAHEDISAALEAEGVTVTLISAGKYKTEGNPFEPLSEEARGAIQARVDDYYSMFVRAVARGRGVKPADVRGGFGQGRVVGADEAVRLGMADRVGTMAQTVERLAGRRGGAGSRAEDERRRFELHA